From Pseudomonas sp. G.S.17, the proteins below share one genomic window:
- a CDS encoding NAD(P)H-binding protein — MKNAETPVVKIVLFGAISSLGSALMAEMLRRQHEVIAILDDLNALAPRPGLRTKVGSLFDAERVSESIAGSSAVICLLDAKVLPVGAEHDRPASDLDLQEQTRATQTLLACMQRMDIKRLILVGDFADVDDSLPMFQSLRASAVHWTLVNAPQGVAGLSIEHFSQVSSTLEPGLAEPLERLARAAAGIADELRLNLHVRELVKFVV, encoded by the coding sequence ATGAAGAATGCAGAAACGCCTGTCGTGAAAATCGTCCTGTTCGGCGCGATCAGCAGCCTGGGCAGCGCATTGATGGCTGAAATGCTCCGCCGCCAGCATGAAGTCATCGCCATTCTCGACGACCTTAACGCCCTGGCGCCACGACCGGGTTTGCGCACCAAAGTCGGCAGCCTCTTCGATGCCGAGCGCGTCAGCGAGAGCATAGCGGGCAGCTCGGCGGTGATTTGTCTGCTGGATGCCAAGGTTTTGCCGGTCGGCGCAGAACATGATCGGCCCGCCAGCGATCTGGATCTTCAGGAGCAGACGCGCGCCACGCAAACCTTGCTCGCCTGCATGCAGCGCATGGACATCAAGCGCTTGATCCTGGTCGGTGATTTTGCCGACGTGGACGACTCATTACCAATGTTCCAATCCCTGCGCGCCAGCGCCGTGCACTGGACACTGGTCAATGCCCCGCAAGGCGTCGCGGGCTTGAGCATCGAGCATTTCAGCCAGGTCAGCAGCACCCTCGAACCCGGACTGGCCGAACCATTGGAGCGACTGGCGCGGGCAGCGGCGGGGATCGCCGATGAATTGCGGCTGAATCTGCACGTGCGCGAGTTGGTGAAGTTTGTGGTGTGA
- a CDS encoding DOPA 4,5-dioxygenase family protein: MPEIQGYHAHVYFDAQTIEQARTLCEAAAERFGVKMGRIHERLVGPHVDWSCQLAFDHGQFADLMLWLSLNRQGLVVLIHPLTGDDLADHTEHAMWMGAVRPLDVGMFKR; encoded by the coding sequence ATGCCAGAGATTCAGGGCTATCACGCCCATGTCTATTTCGACGCACAGACCATCGAACAGGCACGCACCTTATGTGAGGCGGCGGCTGAGCGCTTCGGTGTGAAGATGGGGCGGATTCACGAGCGGCTGGTCGGCCCGCATGTGGACTGGAGCTGCCAGCTGGCTTTCGATCACGGGCAGTTCGCGGACCTGATGCTGTGGCTGTCGCTCAACCGTCAGGGGTTGGTGGTGTTGATCCATCCGCTGACCGGCGATGACCTGGCGGACCATACCGAGCACGCAATGTGGATGGGTGCCGTGCGGCCTTTGGAT